A genomic region of Haliotis asinina isolate JCU_RB_2024 chromosome 1, JCU_Hal_asi_v2, whole genome shotgun sequence contains the following coding sequences:
- the LOC137293916 gene encoding pre-mRNA-processing factor 19-like, which yields MALCCAISNEVPEHPVLSPVSGHVFERRLVEKYILDHGTDPMNGEQLAVDLLVDIKTSPLVKPRPPSATSIPAILKALQDEWDAVMLHSFTLRQQLQTARQELSHALYQHDAACRVIARLTKEVTAAREALATLKPQAGLTAGPGGYPQPAQAPAYAAEVGPEGIQPDSQMEEVGMSEEVIQKLSDRATLLTAERKKRGKTVPEGLATTEDIRQYRQLASHTGLHSASVPGILSMDLCLRDTSRIVTGGNDKNAVVFNKDTEQVMAILKGHTKKVTSVIYHPEEELVFSASPDCTIRVWGITTAQCAQIIRAHDSPVTGISLHATGDFLLSCSQDMHWAFSDIRTGRVLTKVCDTSSGSAPALTCAQFHPDGLIFGTGTEDSVIKIWDLKERTNVANFPGHQGPITSIAFSENGYYLATSAEDSVVKLWDLRKLKNFKTIQLDDSYEVKSLTFDQSGTYLAVAGSDVRAYLCKQWSELAVFNDHTAAATGIRFGDNATFMASCSMDRSLKFFGMP from the exons ATGGCGCTGTGCTGTGCAA TTAGTAACGAGGTACCCGAACATCCAGTGCTCTCGCCAGTTTCTGGCCATGTGTTTGAGCGTCGTCTGGTGGAGAAATACATTCTAGATCATGGCACAGATCCCATGAATGGCGAACAGTTGGCGGTGGATCTGCTGGTTGATATCAAAA CATCTCCACTTGTGAAGCCAAGGCCCCCATCGGCAACAAGTATCCCAGCCATTCTGAAAGCTCTTCAAGATGAATGG GATGCAGTCATGTTACACAGCTTCACACTGAGGCAACAGCTACAGACAGCCAGACAAG AGTTGTCCCACGCCCTGTACCAGCATGACGCTGCCTGTCGTGTGATCGCACGTCTCACAAAGGAAGTCACAGCTGCCAGAGAAG CCTTGGCCACACTAAAACCCCAGGCTGGTTTGACAGCAGGGCCTGGAGGCTACCCACAACCAGCACAAGCCCCG GCATACGCTGCAGAAGTTGGTCCAGAGGGGATCCAGCCCGACAGTCAGATGGAGGAGGTTGGGATGTCAGAGGAGGTCATTCAGAAG CTGTCCGACCGAGCCACACTGCTTACAGCGGAGCGTAAGAAG aggGGCAAGACAGTTCCTGAGGGTTTGGCCACAACAGAGGACATCCGTCAATACAGACAgctggcttcacacact GGTCTCCACAGCGCCAGCGTTCCTGGTATTCTCTCCATGGACCTGTGTCTCCGGGATACATCCAGGATTGTTACag GGGGCAATGACAAGAACGCTGTAGTGTTCAACAAGGATACAGAACAGGTCATGGCCATCCTCAAAGGTCACACCAAGAAGGTCACCAGCGTTATCTACCACCCAGAAGAG GAGCTTGTGTTCTCGGCATCACCCGACTGTACAATCCGAGTGTGGGGCATCACCACCGCTCAATGTGCCCAGATCATCCGTGCCCACGACTCTCCTGTCACTGGCATCAGTCTACACGCGACAGGAGACTTCCTACTCAGCTGCTCACAGGATATG CATTGGGCTTTCTCCGACATCCGCACTGGCCGTGTTCTCACCAAAGTCTGTGACACATCATCAGGATCTG CGCCAGCACTGACCTGCGCCCAGTTCCATCCCGATGGTCTCATTTTCGGCACAGGCACGGAGGACTCTGTCATCAAGATTTGGGATCTGAAGGAGAGGACCAATGTGGCCAACTTCCCTGGACATCAAGGACCCATCACCAGCATCGCATTCTCTGAAAACG GTTACTATCTGGCCACATCAGCTGAAGACTCAGTCGTCAAACTCTGGGATTTGAGGAAGCTGAAGAACTTCAAGACAATCCAGCTTGATGACAGTTATGAG GTGAAGAGTCTGACGTTTGACCAGAGTGGTACCTACCTAGCTGTGGCCGGATCAGATGTTAG AGCATACCTTTGCAAGCAGTGGAGTGAACTGGCTGTGTTCAACGACCACACAGCAGCAGCGACCGGCATCAGATTCGGGGACAATGCAACATTCATGGCTTCCTGCAGCATGGACAGATCCCTCAAGTTCTTTGGCATGCCTTGA
- the LOC137273476 gene encoding kappa-type opioid receptor-like, producing MTTYLALLVLFATFFIHGCEAKEVQRPDPSTASTISRQQNEDEHASHADDAVQVDVLKPSPESNSTEHSQKSNTTRPALPPLIDRGSVSRQQYETIKLAIDIIVKPIVCLVGLVLNVIGICVLLQPELRHGFYVYLAALSFADSGYLVCGLLRSAVKFYGYFDIVEATIIENTIVPYGDRLIEIACCKLGAYCIMLFSLDRFIAVFRPLKVKDFILSRYSKAICLSVGIVVLVFHIPKVTTFEPVTVFDKSLNRTLTRLRPIKFDDGSVMDTLLTVYNMIYDILFTYIPPVFVCLVNMCIIIQIQRTRNVRKRLLAVTSNSKDSEQQKLIVTVFVISAFFLMVYIPLIATRNLSASNPDYRPFKREHYLLMIFPPFVSLGWSINAAIDFTVYLGTSERFRLTLYKMCGRGRKNGGRRRGCLSCLKNNYNSSVISRISSNSTQSTRSDVTSVGKGTECQSGSLGSFSFRRVEGTESHI from the coding sequence ATGACAACCTATCTCGCGTTACTGGTTCTGTTTGCAACATTTTTCATACACGGTTGCGAAGCAAAAGAAGTACAGCGTCCGGACCCTTCAACAGCATCTACCATCTCAAGACAACAGAACGAAGACGAACACGCCTCGCATGCCGATGATGCAGTTCAGGTCGATGTCTTAAAACCATCACCAGAGTCGAACTCCACTGAACATTCCCAAAAGTCGAACACCACAAGACCAGCTTTACCTCCTCTCATTGACAGAGGCTCAGTGTCTCGTCAACAGTATGAAACTATTAAACTCGCGATTGACATCATCGTAAAACCGATCGTCTGCCTTGTAGGACTTGTGTTAAACGTCATCGGTATATGTGTACTTCTTCAACCAGAATTGCGCCATGGGTTCTACGTTTACCTAGCCGCATTGTCTTTCGCAGACTCGGGATATCTTGTGTGTGGACTTCTCCGATCGGCTGTTAAATTCTATGGATATTTTGACATCGTAGAAGCTACTATCATAGAAAACACCATCGTACCCTATGGTGATCGACTAATCGAGATTGCGTGTTGTAAACTGGGCGCCTACTGCATCATGCTGTTCTCTCTCGACAGATTCATTGCTGTTTTCCGACCTCTCAAGGTCAAGGACTTCATTCTGTCCCGCTATTCAAAAGCCATATGCCTTTCAGTAGGTATTGTTGTCCTGGTATTCCATATTCCTAAAGTCACCACCTTCGAACCTGTGACCGTATTTGACAAAAGCCTCAACAGGACCCTCACAAGGTTACGACCAATCAAGTTCGACGACGGTAGCGTCATGGACACCTTGCTGACTGTGTACAACATGATATACGACATCCTGTTCACGTATATCCCCCCTGTATTTGTCTGTTTGGTCAACATGTGCATAATAATCCAGATCCAGAGAACCCGAAACGTCCGGAAACGCCTGTTAGCCGTAACTTCGAATTCCAAGGACTCTGAACAACAAAAACTCATTGTCACCGTGTTTGTCATATCAGCGTTCTTTCTCATGGTCTACATTCCGTTGATTGCGACCCGTAACTTATCAGCCAGCAATCCCGATTACCGCCCCTTTAAACGTGAACATTACCTATTGATGATCTTTCCACCGTTTGTGTCCCTTGGTTGGTCCATCAACGCTGCCATCGACTTCACCGTGTATTTggggacgagcgaacgttttcgGTTGACACTCTACAAAATGTGCGGTAGGGGGCGAAAGAATGGTGGGAGGCGACGCGGCTGTCTGTCGTGTTTGAAGAATAACTACAATTCGTCAGTCATCAGTCGCATCAGCAGTAACTCCACACAGAGCACGCGCAGCGACGTCACTTCCGTTGGGAAAGGCACCGAGTGCCAATCTGGATCATTGGGATCCTTCTCCTTCAGAAGGGTTGAAGGTACAGAAAGCCATATCTGA